The proteins below are encoded in one region of Halocatena salina:
- a CDS encoding FAD-binding oxidoreductase, with the protein MNATHVPVVSVRTVGSDAVALELRSPEGFDARPGQFVKLSATVDDEEVSRFYTISSPHITETFETTLTIDPTGTFGPYLSALESGDTIGVAGPFGNAYYEDEAQTLIVAGGPGVGPAVGIAERTVADGGETAVVYVDEDPIHEKRLSALSEQGATVFVVSEGDALPAAIENATAGAEPQPFVYGFADFLELATDALGAVGVDTDAAKTESFGPAPDA; encoded by the coding sequence ATGAACGCCACCCACGTTCCAGTGGTGTCGGTTCGAACCGTTGGGAGTGACGCCGTTGCGCTCGAACTCCGTTCTCCGGAGGGTTTCGACGCTCGTCCGGGGCAGTTCGTCAAGCTGTCAGCCACAGTTGACGACGAAGAGGTCTCTCGGTTTTACACGATTTCTTCACCCCACATTACGGAGACGTTCGAAACGACACTGACGATCGATCCAACGGGAACGTTCGGTCCGTATCTCTCAGCCTTGGAGTCGGGCGATACGATCGGCGTGGCTGGGCCGTTCGGGAACGCCTACTACGAAGACGAGGCACAGACGCTCATCGTCGCGGGCGGGCCTGGGGTCGGTCCGGCTGTCGGAATCGCAGAACGAACCGTAGCGGACGGTGGAGAAACGGCCGTCGTGTACGTCGATGAGGATCCGATCCATGAAAAGCGTCTTAGTGCGCTGTCGGAGCAGGGAGCGACGGTGTTCGTCGTTTCCGAGGGTGACGCTCTCCCGGCAGCGATCGAGAATGCGACAGCTGGCGCAGAGCCACAACCGTTCGTGTATGGATTCGCCGACTTTCTCGAGCTGGCGACCGACGCTCTTGGTGCTGTCGGCGTGGACACGGACGCAGCCAAAACAGAGAGCTTCGGCCCTGCTCCCGATGCGTAG
- a CDS encoding 2-oxoacid:acceptor oxidoreductase subunit alpha, whose product MHKDLNWAIGGEAGDGIDSTGKIFAQALSRAGRHVFTSKDFASRIRGGYTAYKVRTSVDKVESVVDRLDILIALTQRTVDENLDELHEGSVIIYDGERTTMQDLEIPEGMIGLDVPLKSLAEDAGGAIMRNIVALGVACEVASFPIEKLDESLEKRFGDKGTSIVENNKEAARLGQEYVTGNYDHDFEYELETTDNDYVLLNGDEAIGMGAIAAGCRFYAGYPITPATDVMEYLTGRIERYGGSVVQAEDELSAINLALGAARAGARAMTATSGPGIDLMTETFGLVATTETPLVICDVMRSGPSTGMPTKQEQGDLNQLLYGGHGEVPRFVVAPTTVAECFHKTVEAFNLAEKYQVPVYVTSDLSLAVTEQTFAPEEFDMDEIEIERGNLVEPSDVEAWQNDQGQFQPHYPTDDGISPRTLPGTPGGAHMTTGLEHDELGRRTEDTDVRIEQVDKRTRKVETAIERENWEYREFGDEDSDTLVISWGSNEGAIREAMEFLEDDEISVRFLSCSYMFPRADLTEEIESAEEVIVVECNAGGQFADLLEHDTLSRVDRINKYNGVRFKADELASEIKDVLATGTEVTA is encoded by the coding sequence ATGCACAAAGATCTCAATTGGGCCATCGGCGGTGAGGCTGGCGATGGCATCGATTCAACAGGGAAAATATTCGCGCAGGCCCTCTCGCGTGCGGGTCGGCACGTGTTCACCTCTAAGGACTTCGCGTCACGGATCCGTGGTGGGTACACGGCGTACAAAGTTCGAACGTCGGTGGATAAAGTCGAGAGCGTCGTCGATCGGCTCGATATCCTGATCGCACTCACCCAGCGCACGGTGGATGAGAACCTCGATGAGCTACACGAAGGGAGCGTCATCATCTACGACGGTGAACGCACGACGATGCAAGATCTCGAGATTCCAGAGGGGATGATCGGGCTAGACGTTCCACTAAAGAGCCTCGCAGAGGACGCTGGCGGCGCAATCATGCGCAACATCGTCGCGCTCGGAGTGGCCTGTGAAGTCGCTTCGTTCCCGATCGAGAAACTGGACGAGTCTTTAGAAAAGCGGTTCGGTGATAAAGGCACCTCAATCGTCGAGAACAACAAGGAGGCCGCACGTCTCGGACAGGAGTACGTCACAGGGAACTACGACCACGATTTCGAGTACGAACTCGAAACGACGGACAACGACTACGTACTCCTGAACGGGGATGAAGCAATCGGCATGGGAGCGATCGCCGCCGGCTGTCGGTTCTACGCCGGTTATCCGATCACGCCAGCCACGGACGTGATGGAATATCTTACCGGTCGGATCGAGCGCTACGGCGGATCCGTCGTCCAAGCGGAAGACGAGTTGTCGGCGATCAATCTCGCACTCGGCGCGGCACGAGCTGGTGCACGGGCGATGACAGCAACCTCGGGACCGGGGATCGATCTGATGACGGAGACGTTCGGGTTGGTCGCAACGACCGAAACGCCGCTAGTCATCTGTGACGTGATGCGCTCGGGTCCGTCTACGGGGATGCCGACCAAACAAGAGCAGGGCGATCTCAACCAGTTGTTGTACGGTGGACACGGCGAAGTCCCCCGATTTGTGGTTGCGCCGACGACGGTTGCGGAGTGTTTCCACAAAACCGTCGAGGCGTTCAATCTCGCAGAGAAGTACCAGGTGCCGGTGTACGTTACGAGCGACCTCTCGCTCGCAGTTACCGAGCAGACGTTCGCGCCTGAGGAGTTCGATATGGACGAGATCGAGATCGAGCGCGGTAATCTCGTCGAACCGTCGGACGTAGAGGCGTGGCAGAACGATCAGGGTCAGTTCCAGCCCCACTACCCGACCGACGACGGCATCAGTCCCCGAACGCTGCCCGGCACGCCCGGCGGCGCTCACATGACGACGGGATTAGAACACGACGAACTCGGTCGGCGGACCGAGGATACGGACGTCCGTATCGAACAAGTTGACAAACGCACACGGAAGGTCGAAACCGCGATCGAACGCGAAAACTGGGAGTACCGCGAGTTCGGTGATGAGGACTCGGACACCCTCGTCATCTCGTGGGGATCGAACGAAGGTGCGATCCGTGAGGCGATGGAGTTCCTCGAAGACGACGAGATTTCCGTTCGGTTCCTTTCTTGTTCGTACATGTTCCCGCGAGCGGATCTGACCGAGGAGATCGAGAGCGCTGAAGAAGTGATCGTCGTCGAATGTAACGCCGGTGGGCAGTTCGCGGATCTCCTCGAACACGACACGCTTTCCCGCGTCGATCGGATCAACAAATACAACGGCGTCCGGTTCAAGGCCGACGAACTCGCATCCGAGATCAAAGACGTGCTCGCAACGGGCACGGAGGTGACAGCATGA
- a CDS encoding 2-oxoacid:ferredoxin oxidoreductase subunit beta translates to MSSDVRFTDFKSDKQPTWCPGCGDFGTMNGMMKALAETGNDPDNTFVVAGIGCSGKIGTYMHSYALHGVHGRALPVGIGVKAANPELEVMVAGGDGDGYSIGVGHFIHAVRRNMDMTYVVMDNRIYGLTKGQFSPTSREDFETSTSPEGPKQAPVNPLALALAAGGTFIAQSFSSDAQRHAEIVKQAVEHDGFGFVNVYSPCVTFNDVDTYDYFRDSLVDLGEDEEYDASDYDQATEAILDNDVEYQGVIYQDEESTSYNEAHGLTENMSDIPDGAPDDAMDLVREFY, encoded by the coding sequence ATGAGCTCAGACGTTCGATTCACTGATTTCAAATCCGACAAGCAACCGACGTGGTGTCCCGGCTGTGGTGACTTCGGGACGATGAACGGCATGATGAAAGCACTCGCAGAAACGGGCAACGATCCCGACAACACGTTTGTCGTCGCCGGGATCGGTTGCTCGGGGAAGATCGGGACGTACATGCATTCGTACGCGCTCCACGGCGTTCACGGTCGTGCGCTCCCGGTCGGAATCGGCGTGAAAGCCGCAAACCCCGAACTGGAAGTGATGGTCGCCGGCGGCGACGGTGATGGCTACTCGATCGGCGTCGGCCACTTCATTCACGCGGTACGCCGGAACATGGACATGACGTACGTCGTCATGGACAACCGGATCTACGGCCTGACGAAAGGGCAGTTCTCCCCGACGAGCCGGGAGGACTTCGAGACATCCACCTCTCCTGAAGGACCGAAACAAGCCCCCGTCAACCCGCTTGCGCTCGCGCTCGCGGCTGGTGGGACGTTCATTGCCCAGTCGTTCTCTTCTGACGCCCAGCGCCACGCCGAGATCGTCAAACAAGCCGTCGAACACGACGGCTTTGGCTTCGTCAACGTGTACAGTCCCTGTGTGACGTTCAACGACGTGGACACGTACGATTACTTCCGTGATTCGCTGGTCGATCTCGGCGAAGACGAGGAGTACGACGCCTCCGATTACGATCAGGCCACGGAGGCCATTCTCGACAATGACGTCGAATACCAAGGTGTTATCTACCAGGATGAAGAGAGCACGTCCTACAACGAAGCTCACGGGTTGACCGAAAACATGTCGGATATCCCTGACGGTGCACCCGACGACGCGATGGACCTCGTTCGAGAGTTCTACTAA
- a CDS encoding GntP family permease, which translates to MVLEFVDSSLITFIVGLVMVVVLLAVWDLPAFVGLAIATFAVGLVNAVFLGDFTYGDAAARTATEFGNGMAGIGIPILMAAIIGKSMLESGAAQRIVRAFQSVVGESNSDFALWGSSAVLAIPVFFDSVFYLLAPLARSMRARVGKNYTLYIVAVGAGGATAHVFVPPTPGPLAVANEIGVSLGLTMLIGVAVAIPSAAMSGLVYGRWINSRLTIPLRDTMGTTTEELKQRAKRDMDSFPGVFESVLPILLAVVLVASSTIIDSVLNAPGFLKWVVENRVVEYLSVDISVAQLTSALSTTETAVAFIGDKNVALTIAAIVAALTYLRWSDLSRSVWEDELTEALKSGGNIAAITAMGGAFGAMLAASGIGSYIAGGLKGIGIGLLVTAWLIAAIVRIAQGSATAAMLTTAGIMAPLASQLTVHPAYLVMVIGAGGNICSWYNDSGFWLVKEIGGLTQAETLKTWTVVTTLISVTGLVTVLVLSTVFPLA; encoded by the coding sequence ATGGTACTTGAATTCGTAGATAGTTCATTGATCACGTTCATCGTTGGACTCGTTATGGTCGTCGTCTTGCTCGCCGTCTGGGATCTTCCGGCGTTCGTGGGACTGGCGATCGCTACGTTCGCAGTCGGACTCGTCAATGCGGTGTTCCTAGGGGACTTCACGTACGGTGATGCTGCGGCGAGGACGGCGACGGAGTTCGGCAACGGGATGGCAGGAATCGGGATTCCGATTCTCATGGCAGCCATCATCGGAAAATCGATGCTCGAAAGCGGAGCTGCCCAGCGCATCGTCCGCGCGTTCCAGTCAGTCGTCGGTGAGAGCAACTCCGATTTCGCTCTGTGGGGGAGCAGCGCTGTGTTGGCGATTCCGGTGTTCTTCGACAGCGTGTTCTACCTGCTAGCGCCGCTAGCGCGCTCAATGCGCGCTCGTGTCGGGAAGAATTATACGCTGTACATCGTGGCCGTCGGGGCCGGGGGTGCGACGGCCCACGTGTTCGTTCCACCGACGCCGGGACCGCTGGCTGTCGCTAATGAGATCGGCGTTTCGCTCGGGCTCACGATGTTGATCGGTGTCGCAGTCGCCATCCCCTCAGCCGCTATGAGCGGTCTCGTTTACGGTCGGTGGATCAACAGCCGTCTGACGATTCCACTCCGGGACACGATGGGGACCACGACCGAGGAACTCAAACAGCGCGCCAAGCGGGATATGGATTCGTTCCCGGGGGTGTTCGAATCGGTACTTCCGATCCTGCTCGCTGTCGTGCTGGTCGCTTCATCCACGATCATCGATAGCGTACTCAACGCGCCCGGCTTTCTCAAATGGGTAGTTGAGAATCGGGTGGTTGAGTACCTCTCTGTCGATATCAGCGTCGCACAGCTGACATCGGCGCTGTCCACCACCGAGACAGCCGTCGCGTTCATCGGGGACAAAAACGTCGCGTTGACGATCGCGGCCATCGTCGCGGCGCTCACCTACCTCCGGTGGTCCGATCTCTCTCGATCGGTCTGGGAGGACGAACTCACCGAGGCGCTGAAAAGCGGTGGAAACATCGCCGCAATCACCGCGATGGGCGGGGCGTTCGGCGCGATGCTTGCCGCCTCCGGAATCGGCTCTTACATCGCTGGCGGTCTCAAAGGAATCGGTATCGGGCTGCTGGTGACCGCGTGGCTTATCGCCGCGATCGTCCGTATTGCACAGGGATCGGCAACGGCAGCGATGCTCACCACGGCGGGCATCATGGCTCCCTTGGCGAGTCAACTCACCGTCCATCCGGCGTATCTCGTGATGGTCATCGGTGCCGGTGGAAACATCTGCTCATGGTACAACGATTCGGGCTTCTGGTTGGTCAAAGAGATCGGTGGACTTACACAAGCAGAGACGCTGAAAACGTGGACCGTAGTTACGACGCTCATTTCCGTGACCGGACTCGTCACTGTTCTCGTCTTATCGACGGTCTTCCCGTTGGCCTGA
- a CDS encoding DUF7860 family protein, protein MGRYGDLDYGLLTKTGFLLGIGLFALGAGGGAIGHSLYGTLPAWETTLFTYAEVVGILLGLFSPFLFGIFLPLTE, encoded by the coding sequence ATGGGACGATACGGCGATCTCGATTACGGACTGTTGACCAAGACGGGCTTTCTACTCGGCATCGGGTTGTTTGCGCTGGGCGCTGGCGGCGGTGCGATCGGGCACTCCCTCTACGGAACGCTTCCGGCGTGGGAAACGACTCTGTTCACGTACGCCGAGGTGGTCGGCATTCTGCTCGGACTGTTCTCTCCGTTCCTGTTCGGGATTTTCCTTCCGCTCACCGAGTGA
- a CDS encoding type IV secretory system conjugative DNA transfer family protein, whose amino-acid sequence MDNDTTTDDAHWATTMIERLRRFSTAVSDRFRSGGLWVLLQFRMRLRYWVVLICLCALLLPWLGTTVWLAPVGIGKEFSVGLFDSSVFLGVIFDPVVLLGGNGLVALYWRIGQTEYQLRHQLYEDIMLVPLTEAGERHNDPPGSKQAVQLEMDRSVLVLGETGSGKTEAIQVLAHQLQAEPDEAFVVFDYKQDYQTFFAEENIIKLSSRDSTVTWNVFREIEADGDCDEIAQAIFAGTEVDNDYFTNAATQVLADVLRLFWHDPEGPAPTNKDLVTFLQDADVDLLRNAFESEDLSAKKHLPAGVEASSNIVSILEERVSAVFRGDFSQEGTFSVREYMADPRGKILILDFPIQQSSSVQAIFRLLIDWSIRFGLEDKRPSYHILDEFAALPELDMLERLVNAGRAYNCYAILGVQAIPQLHDTYGQDKAESLLSGLAQEIHLRVGQGSVEYCRKRIGREHVERNVGPEDDDEWLVEVDDDDIRVFEDYPIGEDTLQNFEAGRGIVHTPSGRQRGRLYLLEDIEGRLLPPDRLGLRERIRQRLHKQRHPPLESADRSPPRLEGKSGE is encoded by the coding sequence ATGGATAACGATACGACAACCGATGATGCCCACTGGGCTACGACGATGATCGAACGCTTGCGCCGGTTCTCGACGGCTGTCAGCGACCGATTTCGGTCGGGAGGGTTGTGGGTACTGTTGCAGTTCCGGATGCGCCTGCGGTATTGGGTTGTGCTCATCTGTCTGTGTGCGCTCTTACTCCCGTGGCTTGGCACGACGGTGTGGCTTGCCCCGGTAGGGATCGGTAAGGAATTCTCTGTCGGGCTATTCGATTCTTCGGTCTTTCTTGGTGTGATCTTCGATCCGGTCGTGCTGTTGGGTGGTAACGGGCTGGTAGCTCTTTACTGGCGCATTGGACAGACCGAGTATCAGCTCCGCCACCAACTGTATGAGGACATCATGCTGGTGCCGCTGACGGAAGCGGGCGAGCGCCATAACGATCCGCCCGGTTCGAAGCAGGCCGTGCAACTGGAGATGGACCGATCGGTGTTGGTGCTCGGTGAAACTGGCAGCGGGAAAACCGAAGCGATCCAGGTCCTCGCCCACCAACTACAGGCCGAGCCTGACGAGGCGTTCGTCGTCTTCGATTACAAACAGGACTACCAGACGTTTTTTGCTGAAGAAAACATCATCAAACTCTCCTCCCGTGATTCGACAGTCACGTGGAACGTCTTCCGGGAGATCGAAGCGGATGGGGATTGCGATGAGATCGCTCAAGCAATCTTCGCCGGGACCGAGGTCGACAACGACTACTTCACCAATGCCGCCACACAAGTGCTTGCTGACGTGCTTCGGCTGTTTTGGCACGATCCAGAAGGCCCAGCTCCGACGAACAAGGATCTCGTGACGTTCCTGCAAGACGCCGATGTTGACCTCTTGCGCAACGCCTTCGAGAGCGAGGATCTTTCGGCGAAAAAGCACTTGCCAGCGGGCGTTGAGGCAAGCAGTAACATCGTCTCGATCCTCGAAGAACGGGTTTCTGCAGTCTTTCGGGGGGATTTCTCTCAAGAAGGAACCTTCTCAGTTCGGGAGTACATGGCTGATCCACGCGGAAAGATTCTCATTCTCGATTTTCCGATCCAGCAGTCCTCGTCGGTACAAGCGATTTTCAGGTTGTTGATCGATTGGAGTATTCGATTCGGATTGGAGGATAAGCGGCCGTCCTACCACATTTTGGACGAGTTCGCGGCGTTGCCGGAGTTAGACATGCTCGAACGATTGGTCAACGCGGGGCGGGCGTACAACTGCTATGCGATCTTGGGCGTACAGGCGATCCCGCAGCTCCACGATACGTACGGTCAGGACAAAGCTGAGAGCCTCCTCAGTGGCTTGGCCCAAGAGATCCACCTGCGGGTGGGGCAAGGCTCGGTCGAATACTGCCGCAAACGGATCGGCCGAGAGCACGTCGAGCGCAACGTCGGACCCGAAGACGACGATGAATGGCTCGTTGAAGTCGATGACGACGATATCCGCGTGTTTGAAGACTACCCGATCGGTGAGGACACCCTCCAGAACTTCGAGGCCGGACGCGGCATCGTCCACACCCCCTCGGGCCGACAGCGCGGCCGCCTCTATCTGCTTGAGGATATCGAAGGACGGTTGCTTCCCCCCGACCGACTCGGTCTTCGAGAGCGCATTCGGCAGCGACTCCACAAACAACGGCATCCACCGCTCGAATCGGCGGACCGATCGCCGCCACGACTCGAAGGCAAAAGCGGAGAGTAG
- a CDS encoding coiled-coil domain-containing protein, with translation MHNKSKSENNLIDDWELDADRTAELEQSRKGIDELRAERNEIDDQIKDIDENIEAINERIQDIGDYLVDNREFIDQNTCLIDENKDSIEKRNEILQERERLQQRRDRLEEKDKGLREDRHDMRDEKRQLQTEKSDLQRRIENHREYEQNKEETSESTTQDADEAIMEDTAESEAEASGAATEDAVQETAGDGAGTEHEAETTTTKSSDDPPESDGGPSDDGGGSDDNGDERETETKEESPAVNPGTEPAEASADAAAAQSDATADESTDRTDRPDTTELEEEYDNKGELYLDRYDPSGESSVEFTNEHR, from the coding sequence GTGCATAATAAAAGTAAATCCGAGAACAACCTCATTGACGACTGGGAACTGGATGCTGATCGTACAGCAGAACTAGAGCAGTCCCGGAAAGGGATCGATGAGCTTCGAGCGGAGAGAAACGAGATTGATGATCAAATCAAAGACATCGATGAGAATATCGAAGCAATTAATGAACGAATCCAAGACATCGGAGATTATTTAGTCGATAATAGGGAGTTTATAGACCAAAACACGTGTCTCATAGATGAGAATAAAGACTCCATAGAGAAGCGAAATGAGATCCTACAGGAGCGAGAGCGACTTCAACAGCGGCGTGACAGGCTCGAAGAGAAAGACAAGGGGCTTCGAGAAGATCGGCACGACATGCGCGATGAGAAAAGACAGCTTCAAACCGAGAAGAGTGACCTGCAACGCCGCATAGAGAACCACAGGGAGTACGAACAGAACAAAGAAGAGACGTCTGAATCCACGACACAGGACGCTGACGAAGCTATCATGGAAGACACAGCGGAGAGCGAAGCCGAGGCGTCCGGAGCAGCCACAGAGGACGCTGTTCAGGAAACGGCTGGCGACGGAGCGGGCACCGAGCACGAAGCCGAGACGACCACGACCAAATCCTCCGACGACCCCCCAGAGAGCGATGGTGGGCCATCCGACGATGGAGGTGGGAGTGACGATAACGGTGATGAGCGGGAGACGGAGACGAAAGAGGAGTCCCCGGCCGTCAATCCGGGAACTGAACCAGCCGAGGCGAGTGCTGATGCGGCGGCTGCCCAATCCGACGCAACGGCCGACGAATCTACCGACCGGACCGATCGTCCCGACACGACTGAACTCGAAGAGGAGTACGACAACAAAGGCGAGTTGTATCTCGATCGCTACGATCCCTCCGGAGAATCTTCTGTGGAGTTTACCAACGAACATAGATAA
- a CDS encoding transcription initiation factor IIB — MSHTTTKRRRNRPSRIEQEETDADEQAAVCPECGAEDAVQQQGERCCRNCGLVLEEQLIDRGPEWRAFDSQERDRKSRVGAPTTNTMHDKGLTTDISWKNKDAYGQSLSPKKRSQINRLRKWHDRIRTVDNGERNLRLALSEIDRMASALGVPKSVREVASVMYRRALDEDLIRGRSIEGVATSTLYAACRQEGIPRSLDEVTEVARIERREIARTYRYVSQNLGLELKPADPKQYVPRFCSDLALSEEVQTKANDIIDITAEAGLLSGKSPTGYAAAAIYAASLLCNDKRTQRDIADVAQVTEVTIRNRYQEQIEELDIVA; from the coding sequence ATGTCACATACGACAACCAAACGCCGTCGAAACCGACCGAGCCGCATCGAGCAAGAGGAGACCGACGCCGACGAGCAAGCAGCTGTCTGTCCGGAATGCGGCGCCGAAGATGCTGTTCAACAGCAGGGTGAACGGTGCTGTCGCAACTGCGGCCTCGTTCTCGAAGAACAGTTGATCGATCGCGGGCCGGAATGGCGTGCGTTCGACAGTCAGGAACGAGATCGCAAGTCCCGCGTCGGTGCACCGACGACCAACACGATGCACGACAAGGGACTGACGACCGATATCAGTTGGAAGAATAAAGACGCCTACGGACAGTCCCTCTCCCCGAAAAAACGTTCTCAGATCAACCGGCTACGAAAGTGGCATGACCGCATTCGCACTGTAGACAACGGTGAGCGCAATCTTCGGCTCGCGCTTTCGGAGATCGATCGTATGGCCAGCGCGCTCGGCGTTCCGAAATCCGTTCGAGAGGTCGCATCGGTCATGTACCGGCGTGCACTCGATGAAGACCTCATCCGTGGCCGGTCGATCGAGGGCGTCGCTACTTCTACGCTGTACGCCGCCTGCCGCCAGGAAGGGATTCCGCGGAGTTTGGATGAGGTGACGGAAGTGGCCCGGATCGAACGCCGCGAGATCGCACGCACGTACCGCTACGTCTCTCAAAACCTCGGACTTGAGCTGAAACCCGCTGACCCGAAGCAGTACGTCCCCCGATTCTGCTCGGATCTCGCTCTCTCCGAAGAGGTACAGACGAAAGCCAACGACATCATCGACATCACGGCCGAAGCGGGCCTCCTTTCGGGGAAATCACCGACGGGATACGCTGCTGCAGCGATTTATGCCGCCTCTCTGCTCTGCAACGACAAACGAACCCAACGGGACATCGCCGACGTCGCACAGGTGACTGAGGTCACGATCCGCAACCGCTACCAAGAGCAGATCGAAGAGTTGGATATCGTCGCATAA